CGCAACGTGGCCCACTGGACGCGTCCCAGCATGTGCCGCAGCTCCCGGAACCTGGCGGCGACGACATCGACCTCCGCCAGGACGTCACCGACGCGCTGCGCCAGCCACACGGCGTAGCCGACGACGGCCACCGCCCCGGCCAGCGCGAGGACGCCGAACACCACGATCCAGGTCACGCCGGGAAGCCTACCGCAGGTTCCTCGGGGTACAGGGCCAGCGCCGCGGCGGCGCGCTCCCGGGCGAGCGCCGACACGGCGTCATCGGAGACGTCGAGGACGGCGTCCCCCAGCCGGAGCACCAGGGCGGCCGCCCAGTCGGGCGAGGCGACGGGGAACGTGACGCGCAGCGCGTCGCCGTCGGGCTCCACCGAGGTGGTCGGGTAGTACTCGGCGATCCAGGCCGCGCGTCGGGTCACCGTGAGGGTCAGCTGGCGGGCCACGTCGTCGAACCAGCCCTCCGGCGGGTCTCCCCGCGGGCTGAATTCCTCGGCCAGCGTCTCGACGGCCTCGACCCGGTCGAGCCTGAAGGAGCGCCAGGCACCCCGGGAGCGGCTCCACGCGTCGAGGTAGGCGAAGCCGTCGACGAGCCGCACACGGGCGGGTTCGACGTCGGCGACGGTGGTGCCGGCCCTGCCGCCTGCCCGATACGTCAGCCGCACGACGCGGTGGCCCGCAGCGGCCGCCGTCAGCGCGGACCGGTGCTCCGGGTCGGTCGGCGCGACCGCGACTGACAGCCCGTCGGCGCCGTCCTCCACCGCAGCCTCGAGCTTGTGCAGCGCGCTCAGCGCGGCCTCCGACCCGCCCGCCACCTCGACGATGAGCCGCAGCGCCGCCAGGAGACTCGCCGCCTCGTCGGGCCTGAGCCGGAGGGGGCGGGCCAGCACGTCGGCGTTGCGGAAGTCGATGTGGCCCTCCTCTCGGACGGCGTCGATGTCGACGTCGAAGAGGTCGTCGAAGTACCCGCCGGGCAGGCCGCAGAACTGCAGGACCTCCAGGTCGCGCACGATCTGCTTCGGCGTGGTGGTGAAGGCTGCCGCGGCTTCGTCGACGCTGACCCCCTGGTTCGCGGCGAGATAGGGCACGAGCCGCAGGAGCCGGGTCAGCTGGGCGTCGGATCTCATGCTGCGGCCTTCCTCAGCGCCTCGAGGACCCGGGCCCGCAGGTGCGGCGGGTCGAGCAGGACGGCGTCGGCGCCTGCCGCCAACACCTCGGCGATCAGCACCCCCTCGTCTCCGGCGGCGATCCTCCAGGCGGAGAACCCTGCGGGGATTCCGGTCATCCCGGCAACGGGCTCGGCGTGCAGGAATCCGCTGACGGCGCCGTCGCGCAGCGCGACCGTCGCGATGGCCTCGGGGGTCGGCTCCAGCCGCTGGGCGCGCTCCTTGGCGTCGGCCGGTGGCACGAAGGCGCCTGGCCTGCCCTGGGCGACAGCGGGCTCGGAGAAGCGGGAGAGCTTGTAGAA
The DNA window shown above is from Tessaracoccus defluvii and carries:
- a CDS encoding helix-turn-helix transcriptional regulator, yielding MRSDAQLTRLLRLVPYLAANQGVSVDEAAAAFTTTPKQIVRDLEVLQFCGLPGGYFDDLFDVDIDAVREEGHIDFRNADVLARPLRLRPDEAASLLAALRLIVEVAGGSEAALSALHKLEAAVEDGADGLSVAVAPTDPEHRSALTAAAAGHRVVRLTYRAGGRAGTTVADVEPARVRLVDGFAYLDAWSRSRGAWRSFRLDRVEAVETLAEEFSPRGDPPEGWFDDVARQLTLTVTRRAAWIAEYYPTTSVEPDGDALRVTFPVASPDWAAALVLRLGDAVLDVSDDAVSALARERAAAALALYPEEPAVGFPA